Proteins encoded by one window of Polaribacter haliotis:
- a CDS encoding DUF6787 family protein, giving the protein MDKLKERWGIKSNWSLLAIFIVFAINGSFAAWVAKPVTSFIGLNPETISGFIYWPLRILLIFPIYQLTLPIVGWLFGQFNFFWEFEKKFLSRLGLGFLFKTED; this is encoded by the coding sequence ATGGATAAATTAAAAGAACGTTGGGGAATTAAAAGCAATTGGTCTCTATTAGCAATATTTATAGTTTTTGCAATTAACGGTTCATTTGCTGCATGGGTTGCAAAACCAGTAACCAGTTTTATTGGTTTAAATCCAGAAACAATTTCAGGTTTTATTTACTGGCCACTTAGAATTTTATTAATTTTTCCTATCTATCAATTAACCTTACCAATAGTTGGCTGGTTATTTGGTCAATTTAACTTTTTTTGGGAATTCGAGAAAAAGTTTTTAAGTAGATTAGGTTTGGGTTTTTTATTTAAAACGGAAGATTAA
- a CDS encoding NUDIX hydrolase produces MKFNQFKSKIESLKTLELGGLDAQFKLAPELRLRYDADKIKANKPRKAAVLALFYPNKNNETTFLLTKRATYKGTHSAQISFPGGKVNKTDKNLKETALREAFEEVGVFPKTIEFVRELTDVFIPPSNFLATPFVGYINKRPTFSTNYEVEKTIEVLVEDLLNEASLTTVNLSTSYMKNIDVPCFKLNDYIVWGATAMMLSEIKELFNS; encoded by the coding sequence GTGAAATTTAATCAATTTAAAAGTAAAATAGAATCGTTAAAAACCTTGGAACTAGGAGGTTTAGACGCACAATTTAAATTAGCACCAGAACTTCGCTTGAGATACGATGCAGATAAGATAAAAGCCAACAAACCAAGAAAAGCGGCTGTTTTAGCATTGTTTTACCCAAATAAAAACAATGAGACTACTTTTTTACTAACCAAAAGAGCAACTTATAAAGGCACACATTCTGCACAAATAAGTTTTCCAGGAGGTAAGGTAAATAAGACAGATAAAAATTTAAAAGAAACAGCTTTAAGAGAAGCTTTTGAAGAGGTTGGTGTTTTCCCGAAAACCATAGAATTCGTAAGAGAATTAACAGATGTATTTATTCCACCAAGTAATTTTTTAGCAACACCATTTGTTGGTTATATAAATAAAAGACCAACCTTTAGCACAAATTACGAAGTCGAAAAAACAATTGAAGTTTTAGTAGAAGATTTGTTAAACGAAGCCTCTCTAACAACTGTAAATTTATCTACTTCTTACATGAAAAATATAGACGTACCTTGTTTTAAATTAAACGATTATATAGTTTGGGGTGCAACAGCAATGATGCTTTCCGAAATTAAAGAACTATTTAATTCTTAA
- the yidD gene encoding membrane protein insertion efficiency factor YidD has protein sequence MKKILSYPFILIVRFYQTAISPFTPATCRYSPTCSHYTIEALQKHGLFSGGWLALKRIFSCHPWGGSGYDPVPEKLEEKK, from the coding sequence TTGAAAAAAATACTTTCATATCCATTTATATTAATTGTTCGTTTTTATCAAACAGCAATATCGCCATTTACACCCGCAACTTGTAGATATTCTCCAACGTGTTCACACTACACAATAGAAGCTTTGCAAAAACACGGTTTATTTTCTGGAGGTTGGTTGGCGTTAAAAAGAATATTTAGTTGTCATCCTTGGGGAGGAAGTGGTTACGATCCTGTTCCAGAAAAATTAGAAGAAAAAAAATAG
- a CDS encoding lysophospholipid acyltransferase family protein, with amino-acid sequence MPIFKRNPFGHILFLKKMIIRIFGLVSHGRYRKFNSLHIEGSEILRKLPERNVLFISNHQTYFADVAAMFHVFNASLSGRDDTIKNIGYIWNPKLNIYFVAAGETMKSGILPKIFAYAGSVSIDRTWRSKGQDVNRQVKNSDISNISKAIKDGWVITFPQGTTTPFKPIRRGTAHIIKTCKPVVVPIVIDGFRRSFDKKGLRIKKRNVLQSMVIKEPLEIDYDNESVADIVTKIEFAIEQHPSFLKVLSPKEAEEFIKEEEELNKKREFWSS; translated from the coding sequence ATGCCTATATTTAAAAGAAATCCTTTTGGTCATATTTTATTTTTAAAAAAAATGATTATTAGAATTTTTGGATTGGTTTCACATGGAAGATATCGTAAATTTAATAGTTTGCATATTGAAGGATCGGAAATTTTAAGAAAATTACCAGAAAGAAATGTGTTGTTTATTTCTAATCACCAAACTTATTTTGCAGATGTTGCAGCCATGTTTCATGTATTTAACGCTTCTTTAAGTGGTAGAGATGATACCATAAAAAACATAGGGTACATCTGGAATCCAAAATTGAATATTTATTTTGTTGCTGCTGGCGAAACTATGAAATCTGGTATTTTACCAAAAATATTTGCATATGCAGGTTCTGTTTCTATCGATAGAACTTGGAGAAGTAAAGGGCAAGATGTAAATAGACAAGTAAAAAATTCTGATATTTCTAATATTTCCAAAGCTATTAAAGATGGTTGGGTTATTACTTTTCCTCAAGGTACAACAACACCTTTTAAACCCATTAGAAGAGGTACTGCACATATTATAAAAACTTGCAAACCAGTTGTAGTTCCTATTGTTATAGATGGCTTTAGACGTTCTTTTGATAAAAAAGGGCTAAGAATTAAAAAGCGAAATGTTTTACAATCTATGGTAATTAAAGAGCCGTTAGAAATTGATTATGATAATGAAAGTGTGGCAGATATTGTTACAAAAATTGAATTTGCAATTGAGCAACATCCATCATTTTTAAAAGTATTGTCTCCAAAAGAAGCAGAAGAATTTATTAAAGAAGAAGAAGAATTAAATAAAAAACGTGAGTTCTGGAGTTCTTAA
- the cysS gene encoding cysteine--tRNA ligase, which produces MERYKENQLKIYNSLSKKKEDFKSITEGYVGMYVCGPTVYSNAHLGNVRTFMFFDVVYRYLLHLGYKVRYVRNITDAGHLENDDDESEDKIAKKARIEKIEPMEVVQRYTVDFHNVLKNYNFLPPSIEPTATGHIVEQIEMIKEIIEKGLAYEVNGSVYFDVLEYNKTNHYGILSGRKVEDLIHNTRALDGQSDKKNPQDFALWKKAEERHIMRWPSPWSDGFPGWHLECSVMSTKYLGESFDIHGGGMDLKFPHHECEIAQSQTCSGVTPVNYWMHTNMLLLNSQKMAKSTGNFILPNEILSGENDILPKAFSASVVRFFNMQANYRSILDFSGDALEASEKGHAKLMEAVNFVDKIEAGKTSTFDVKNWKKDCYSAMNDDFNTPILISHLFEAVKLINQIKEKNASLTSEDVEELKTTLNSFVFDVLGLMNENSQDNSEKINGVVELLIKLRKEARENKDWALSDQIRDELIALGIQLKDGKEGTTFSVN; this is translated from the coding sequence ATGGAACGCTACAAAGAAAATCAATTGAAAATATACAATTCTCTCTCTAAAAAGAAAGAGGATTTTAAATCCATAACAGAAGGTTACGTAGGCATGTATGTCTGTGGGCCAACAGTTTATAGCAATGCACATTTAGGAAACGTAAGAACTTTTATGTTTTTTGATGTTGTTTATAGATATTTATTGCATTTAGGTTACAAAGTACGTTATGTGCGTAATATTACAGATGCTGGGCATTTAGAAAACGATGATGACGAAAGCGAAGATAAAATTGCCAAAAAAGCACGTATAGAAAAAATTGAACCAATGGAAGTTGTACAACGTTACACAGTAGACTTTCATAACGTGCTTAAAAACTACAATTTTTTACCACCAAGTATAGAGCCAACTGCAACTGGACATATTGTTGAACAAATAGAAATGATTAAAGAAATCATTGAAAAAGGTTTGGCGTATGAAGTAAATGGTTCTGTTTATTTTGATGTTTTAGAATATAATAAAACAAATCATTATGGAATTCTTTCAGGAAGAAAAGTGGAAGATTTAATCCATAATACAAGAGCATTGGATGGGCAATCAGACAAGAAGAATCCACAAGATTTTGCACTTTGGAAAAAAGCAGAGGAGCGTCATATTATGCGTTGGCCATCTCCTTGGAGCGATGGTTTTCCTGGTTGGCATTTAGAATGTTCTGTAATGAGTACAAAATATTTAGGCGAAAGTTTCGATATTCATGGAGGTGGAATGGATTTAAAATTTCCACATCACGAGTGTGAAATTGCACAATCGCAAACATGTTCTGGCGTAACTCCAGTAAATTATTGGATGCACACAAATATGTTGTTGTTAAATAGCCAGAAAATGGCAAAATCGACAGGAAATTTTATTTTACCAAACGAAATTTTATCAGGGGAAAACGATATTTTACCAAAAGCATTTTCAGCATCTGTAGTTCGTTTCTTTAATATGCAAGCCAATTACAGAAGTATTTTAGATTTTTCTGGTGACGCTTTAGAAGCATCAGAAAAAGGACATGCTAAATTGATGGAAGCAGTTAATTTTGTAGATAAAATTGAAGCTGGAAAAACATCAACATTCGATGTTAAAAATTGGAAAAAAGACTGTTATTCAGCAATGAATGATGATTTTAATACACCAATTTTAATTTCACATTTGTTTGAAGCAGTTAAGTTAATCAATCAAATTAAAGAGAAAAACGCAAGTTTAACTTCAGAAGATGTAGAAGAATTAAAAACGACTTTAAACAGTTTTGTTTTTGATGTTTTAGGTTTAATGAATGAAAATTCTCAAGACAATTCAGAAAAGATAAATGGAGTAGTGGAGTTGTTAATTAAATTGAGAAAAGAAGCAAGAGAAAATAAAGATTGGGCATTGTCAGACCAAATTAGAGACGAATTAATTGCATTAGGAATTCAATTAAAAGATGGAAAAGAAGGCACAACGTTTTCAGTAAATTAA
- the lgt gene encoding prolipoprotein diacylglyceryl transferase — protein MSFLAIEWNPSIGIDLGFFTIRWYSLMFVGAFLLGLRLMKKIFIEDKIPVEKLDTLFMYVFISMLVGMRLGDVFFYSWDYYQDHLLEIILPFKNTAEGWKFTGYTGFASHGAAIAIPIALYFYAKKHLQKPWLFILDRLAIMVALAGFFIRFGNFFNSEIYGKETGSNFGVIFKAAGETTARHPTQLYEAFSYLILFFVMWYLYWKTDKKQHIGFLFGLFMAVLWSLRFVIEFLKEPQVQQRGEEWLFSPLNTGQVLSIPLVLIGIWLMLRKSKKEVQ, from the coding sequence ATGAGTTTTTTAGCAATTGAGTGGAATCCATCCATTGGAATAGATTTAGGTTTCTTTACCATTCGTTGGTACAGTTTAATGTTTGTTGGAGCTTTTTTATTGGGTTTACGCCTAATGAAAAAAATCTTTATAGAAGATAAAATTCCTGTAGAAAAGTTAGATACATTATTTATGTATGTATTTATTTCTATGTTAGTAGGAATGCGTTTAGGAGATGTGTTTTTCTATAGTTGGGATTATTATCAAGACCATTTATTGGAAATTATATTACCATTTAAAAACACAGCAGAAGGTTGGAAATTTACAGGTTATACTGGTTTTGCAAGTCATGGGGCTGCAATTGCAATTCCAATTGCTTTGTATTTTTATGCAAAAAAACATTTACAGAAACCTTGGTTATTTATATTAGATAGATTGGCAATTATGGTTGCTTTAGCTGGATTTTTCATTCGTTTTGGGAACTTTTTCAATTCAGAAATTTATGGAAAAGAAACAGGTTCTAATTTCGGGGTAATTTTTAAAGCCGCAGGAGAAACCACAGCAAGGCACCCAACCCAATTGTATGAAGCATTTAGTTATTTAATACTCTTTTTTGTTATGTGGTATTTATATTGGAAGACCGATAAAAAACAACACATTGGCTTTTTATTTGGTTTATTTATGGCAGTTTTATGGTCTTTAAGATTTGTAATCGAGTTTTTAAAAGAACCACAAGTGCAACAAAGAGGAGAAGAATGGTTATTTAGTCCTTTAAATACAGGTCAAGTTTTAAGCATTCCATTAGTTTTAATTGGAATTTGGTTAATGCTTAGAAAATCTAAAAAAGAAGTTCAATAA